aacctcccgacaagtcacataaggagaaaaaaatacgggggaaacagtaaatagggaatcggggctattactctcaaaacaaccgttcgggtcgttacacttctcccttatcgggaatttatattcagttaagtattgtcttcttccagccAAGAGAATAGAGGGTCTATATaaatatacagtattacagtattttcaccatcaTCGAGCTATAaacggtgggcaggcccctattgggcaacctcagATCAGacggtaagttatataccaagcctattGTGGCCTTGCGCCTTTGAGAAAgtccagaatggccgagataatgagcctagtatggtcgagcgcctatgagcgagcctactacagtagagcagttacacgtaccgatccttatagggccgaacatctattttacttactatgcTGAGAGAATTAAGTCAGTAtgagcaggtaagcatatcttcagatcatctttgactcccaattactttcagttattatattatcagtaaagtttcagcttttagttattctattgccttacagaCTCGGTACACTATTTtgcactgacgtcccttttgccggggacgctgcatttcatgcatataggtcctgatagatagctggatagaccttcaCAATAGAAAGAACCAAACATCAGCTTGGtcggtaagctccacttccccgaaGTTACCacgtctagaccttggagtccatttcatatatacaggtttgatgggtaggtcgaggccctgtcccaacCGTGATACAGTTCAATTAtctttagaggcttgtagatgagtcctatacattttgtatatcagtattgtggcctTGTCAGCCATGTGTACATGTTCAGTTTTATATTGTTGGGTGTGGACGTTCATGGCGGTCTCGTCAGCCTGCACTGATATGCATATAAGCTTTTGGGTGTGTTAACCCCTCAGATGAAATAGAGAcgttatttttagatgattcagaatatggcatCGTCGGCCTTGATTAGTATTGTCAACTTGCAGGTAGGACTCGTCGGCCTAAGTTTAGGGCTATctctccagagttcacagttacataGTGGTATGCTCGagccgagtatggcaccgggtgccagtcatgCCTCCCTAGGTTTGAGGCATGACATGCGGTGCCAGTCATGCCTCCCTAGGTTTGAGGCATGACATGCGGTGCCAGTCATGCCTTCCTAGGTTTGAGGCATGACATGCGGTACTCAGCTCGACCCACATGACCAACTCACGCTGCACatctctccaaaaatgcaatgtgaactGCGTCCCTCAGttagaaatgatggaaatgggcatgCCGTGCAGGGGataatctcccggatgtaaatctgagccaactgctttaaagaataggaagtcatcaccgaaatgaagtgtgcggacttagtcaaccggtgcATAATAACCCAGACTGCatcatatttcctcaaggtccgtggtaagCCTGCCATAAAATCCATAGCGGTGCACTCCCACTTTCACtccggtatctccaatctctTAGTCAATCCAACCAATTTTTGATGCTCGTCCTTCACCTGTTGAAAATTCAAATACCAAGAGACAtaagcaacaatatctttctttattatccgacaccaataatgttgtttcaagtcatggtacatctttgtgacACCTGGGGAAATGAAATAACATGAATTGTCAgtctcctcaaggatcaactctctcaacccatcaacatttggaacacaaatctggccctgaagccgcataacaccattATCACCAATaacaacctccttagcaccactcCTCTACACCGTGTatttcaacaccaacaagtgacgATCATCAagctggcgagccttgatacgctccaacaatgATGATTGTGCCACAACATAAGtgagaacccgactaggctctgaaacatccaatctcattAACCGATTGGCCAAAATTTGAACATCTATAGCTGGTGGCCTCTCCACTACAGGTAAATATACCAAACTGtgcatgctctcagccttcctactcaatgcatcgtccaccacattgggcCTTCCCCtggatgatatcatagtcttacaacaactccaaccatctccgctaccgcaaattaaAGTTCTTAAGCTTGAACAGGTGATGGAGACTCcaatggtcggtatagacctcacatggaacgccgtatagataatgcctccaaatatttagCCCGTGAACAATAGATGCCAACTCTAAATAAtacacagggtaattcttctcatgaaccttcaattgtcgagacgcataggcaattaccctaccgtcctgcatgaATACTGCATCAAGCCCAATACgcgatgtatcacaatacacagtgtaagatctcgaacctgtaggcaacatcAACACCggggttgtagtcaatgcagtcttgagcttctgaaatctcatctcacactcgtcggaccatTTGAAAGAGAACCTTTCTAGGTCAACAATGGGGCTgtgatggatgaaaacccctccacaaacagGCGATAACAACCCCCCCAAACTCAAGAAGcttcgaatctctgtagctgaagtaggtctaggccagttttgaattgctttaatcttcttaggatccaccttaatgccctcgGAAGATAACATACGGGCCAAAAAGGCAAGtgagtccaaccagaactcacacttcgaaACCTTGGCATATAACTAACGATCCCTCAAAGTCTAAAGTACGATCCAGAGATATTGCTCATGTTCCTCTTGACTgtgggagtaaaccaaaatatcatcaatgaagacaatcacaaaggaatcttgatagggcttgaacacccggatcatcaaatccataaaggctACTAGAGAATTGGTCGAGCCAAAAAATGTTACCAAGAACTCGTAATGAGCATACAGAGTtaaaaaagctatcttagggacatctgatgccctaatcttcacttgatggtagccagatctcaaatacatcttcaaaaacaccttggcaccctaaagttgGTCAAAtgagtcatcaatcctcggcaacgcatacttgttcttgatagtgaccttgtttaactgccaataatctatacacatcctcatcgatccgtccttcttcttcataaacaacattggcgcaccccaaggtgagacactaaATATAATGAATCCCTTGTCAAGAAAATCCTGCAGCTACTCCttaaattctttcaactcaactagggccatacagtatggtagaatagaaacgGGTTGAGTTTCTAGAACAAAGTCAATGCAGAAGTCGATAtatctatcgggtggcatccctggaaaATCTGTAGGGAACACATGTGGAAACTCACGTACAACTGGAACTGAATCCATTGAAGGAACCTCTGTACTAAAATCATGGGTATAGGTCAAAtatgctagacaccccttctcgaccatacgccgagccttcacataagaaatgacCCTACAAGTGGAATGACTAGGAGTCTCTCTCCACTcaaatcgaggcaaccccggcatggctaatgTGACAGGCTTAGCATGACAGTCTAAGATAGattgataaggtgacaaccaatccatgcccaaaatcacatcaaaagcCACAATATCAAGTAATAAAAGGTCAACCTTAATCTCATATCTTccaatagtgaccaaacaagcaaGTAAACTCGGtacaccataatagaatccccaacgggcgtagacacataaataggagcactcaaagaatcacaagacatatccaaatatgaagcaaactaggatgacacatatgaataagtggaacccggttcaaataaagttgatgcatctctatggaagaccagaacaatacatgtgatgaccgcatcagatgactctgcctcaagtctagctgggaatgcataaCAATGGGGTTAAGCCCTACCAATCTAACCTCCACCTCTcgggcgacctctagctggctgaccactacctctaacggcctgaccaccacctcgggctgcttgacccctacctctagctagttgagcgggtggtggagcaaccggtttcggaaccatggcacgagtacCCTGATGTGGTATGCTACTCTATTACATGGGGCAAAACATTGCCACGTGGCTAGGAtatccacaagtataacaagttCTTGGTTGATATAAttgttgaccctgaaactgacatGTTGACCTGAATAATGACCCTGATAAATCTGAATTGGAGGTGCACTTACTGGAGCTTAAGTTGCGTTGTATGCTAGTTGCTCAAgatgagacccataagaaccacgactaCCCAAAGCACAATGTGATACCTAAAGCGCTGACTGAATCGGCCTGCTGGGATGGCCTCTACTAAATGaacccctacctccagatgaggcaccagtGAAACCACCAAAATGAAGAGGCCCCTTCTCAGATGCCGCCTCTCTACCATAACCTCGAATCCTCTCAatccgtctagcaatctctacaaCCCAGATAAAAGAAATATAATCCTAAGTCTCTCTGTCCATATGTAGTCTGATACCATAAGAGGGACCATCTATAAATCTCCccaccctctccctctcagtagggatcaaGACAACGACATGGCGAGATAAATCCACGAATCTGGTTTCGTACAGGGTAAAAGTCATGCTACCCTACTGGAGGTGCTCAAACTAGTTGCGGTAGTCCTCGCTCAAAGTAAAAAGGATGAAATTCTCCAAGAATAGTTGGGAGAACTGATCCCAATTGAGTGGAGGTGAACTTGCTGGTCTACATCAAGCATactcctgccaccacctcttggcagggCCATGCATCTAAAACACTGCGAAGTCAACTCCATTGGGCTCCACAATATCCATATTGTAGGCGATCGACTAAAACGTAGGCTACTTAAAAGGCGATCCACTAAAATGTAGGAAACAATTTGGTGAACTTGCCCAACCTCTTCAGCCCCTCGGACAACATAGAGGGTCCCTCTCTGCACTGCACCAACTTCTAGAACTGCCAAAGTCTGATATTCTTAAGTGATCTGCTCTGGtgtgtgagtagcaggagtctaGGTTCCTCGCCCAGCCTGAGAAACGGCTGGTGCCATAGGAATAACACCGGCCTGGGCCACACtgtccataaggcccaccaaattgACAAGGGCATCCTAAAGTACTAgtgtggcaatgaacccctctaggACCTGATTTAGTCCAACTGGCATAGCCAGAATAGGAATCTCCTCCTCCTGCTCGATCTGAGGCTATGCAATAGGTGTTGCTGCTCAGgttctaggctgagctctacctctgacTCTGCCTCGGACCCGGCCTCTAAAGTGGCAGCAACCTGGGGCTCTAGCTCTTGACCAGCTATAGATGttgtgcatgtcctcaccatctgtgagagaacaagaatagaataatTCAAACTTCAGTGATAGAATATAGTCACACGACAGGGTAAGGAAggagtaaaattttcctaaagccttatagctgataagttggtattttaccaacttatctcgtcATTAATCTTAGATTTTTTCTATGTTTGAGTGAGTAAATCGCGTGTTTTATATCGTTTACATCCATTTTACCGATTTTATGTGATTTAGAATTGATGGTGAAGAAACCAAGTAAAAACGAGTCAAAAAGGAGCAAAAATACAAACAGGAACACTGCCCAGTAAATtatccttcgtgaacgcgaagggaaaATGCGAATGCGTAGCTTCAGGAAAGCAAACCTTCGTGAACGTGAAGCTGGAGGaaacaaaccttcgcgaacgcgaaaggtcaGATGTGAACGCGAAGATGAAGGCAACAAAACATTGGCGAACGTGAAGGtataatcgcgaacgcgaagatgaaGGCAacaaagcttcgcgaacgcgaaggtataatcgcgaatgcgaagaacaattaGGCGGAAAAATTCGGCAGTTCTAGAATTTCACATATTTTACCCCCAAACCAtctaatacacgacctagctcatttgtaaGGCATCTTTGGCATATCTTTGGCAGCTTTGGACAAATCTTGAGaagagaacacaagttttggagctagggttcttgcacacacacttgggtcttgaagatttgaagcttttggttgagaatttcttacccatttatgttcatttcttcatttacATGCTTTGTTTTGTGtatcaaagtgtgtagtatttattccaacacttgaatcttgtttatggaaatattcatatttaaagtgtggattaaatatcttgttgtgcttatgtattgaacgatttttatttattatgaagtgagttattgtttctttaattattcttgttctttaatgttcccaaagggattagctaaccctatgACTCGCCCATTAAcatcgaattaattttgggaaagataatttggggttgggaaagattaattaacaagaacttgaagctttaaccctcactttatagattctacctagggatatgattaaactacttgtagccatattcgggtgtgcttaatctcttaattgttttagggataattcaattaggaagtcttgtaaGTATtcagaagaagctaatatagaattattacccgaggctaattaacataatctcgctcatatttgtaaaatcgtgaaatatattggatcgttaatTGAGTataattcccaatgcatccatgcttgtagccattgatcattttacttgctttctaggttagtttttattttcgcatttagacataaatattttctaAAAGCATTTCTaggtgtttggcttagcataacaagtgataattctcttacacgcctaatcgcctacatattattctctgtgggattagactccgactcatagttgggtaaattatattgcatgcgaccgtgtccatttactttttagtagtggatttagACGTCATcaatagcctctagaagataagtacaaacatctctgtaTCGGTCCTCAAAATTCTACTAAgctcgttcatgactcgtgatacctaggtaacctagggctttgatactaacttgtcacgacctgaaatcccAACCGcggggtcgtgatggtgcctaacaccatATTCCAAGCAAGACAACACAAAAGATAATAGAATACAAGGAAAAGCAATAAAATACTGATATTGGTCAATAACATAACATAAACCACCCCAAGATCcgatgtcacaagtacatgagcatctatgtcacgaccccaaaatcccacaTTTAGGATCGTGTAGGCAtgtagtctttaagactaggtaagcctagcaaaTGTTGAGAATTTAATAGAAATAAATGACTAAGATATTAATTTAAACTGATAGGGGACATAATAAAAGCCCAAACAGAACAATAGTCATacaatgtacaacaagaatcacccgaggtaccacacctcattaTCACATTTCACAAGTCAAAATCACAAATCTTTCTTATATCGCCGCGTTatccttgcatttattttaaaacattttttccgaaatGGCTTCACATGCTTTAGCCCCCGTATGTCGCCGCGTGTGCATCAAATGAAGTAATTTAACTTACTAGTAACATGCGCATAAATCTCCCTTATATCGCTGCATCAATATCACCACCCTTATGCCACCACATACGCATctcatcacaacacaataatcaactcgcaccacacgtgcccacATTCTAAAACAATGCCAAAACAACAATTACAATGTCACAATAACGCATAGCCCAATGCTCAACAACAATGTGTAGAAGAGACTCAACAACAATACAATGAAACGGAAGaataaactcaacaatgaaagttATTCCGAGTAACAACAACTTTAATTGAATGCATATAAGAATAAAATCgacaatgaaagacataacatataataacaattcaattaaatgcataaaAGAATAAACTCGACAATGAAATATATAACATGTAATGACAACctcaattaaatgcatataagtAACCTAATTGTCTAAACcagtcaattttcacatataagcatgtacacactcgtcacctcatgtacacgtcttccacataattcaaatagtgaaATTAAACCCAATCCTATGGGGTacttcccccacacaaagttaggcaagatacttacctcatctaggccaaatcaacactcaaaattGGATTTTCCTTTAAGATTTGCCTttgcacggctcaaatctaacaaaaaacgacataatatcatcaaacaatgcaagagaaaccaatttcaattaataaagttaagatattTACACAATTTCCAAAAGTCAACCCTAGACTAGCCCGGTCAAAACCCTAGTTTAAGGGTATACCTCGACTACTCATAACcctacgagtccatatatgtgttttgtttttaaATCCGAGttcaattcgactctcaaatctcaaattttcatttttcaaaacatagacaaaatcccccaaattttcCTTTCAAATTACATGGATTAGAggttaaatctcataaataatcatgtaatataattgaaattggttcaaaatcacttacccaatggttGTATGTAAAAATCCCTCCttaaaatcgcctcctaccgagtctagggttctagaATGTGATAAATCAAGCAAAGTCCCATATTTCAGCTCTTTTATTCATAGCAAATGCGGCACCTGACAAGCCCGAGGAAAGTCGCATATGCGACTCTGACTCCGCGTTTGCAATGTGAGTCCATCTTCAGGATTTTCTTTATAACGGTTTCTTtcgacctagtgtctcgccttggaggtgctccagttctatttatgaagaagaaagatggctctatgaggatgtgtatcaaTTACATGCAGCTAAACAAggttacagtcaagaacaagtacccactattgcgtattgatgatttgttctaCCTGCATCAGGTTGCTCGGGTATTCTCAAAGATTAACTTGAGGTTGGGGTATCATCATCTAAACATTTGGGATTCAGACATTCGAAAGACGACTTTCATgactcgctatggtcactatgcatttttggtgatgtcatttgggctgaccaatgccccaaaaacatttatgcacttgatgaatagtatattccaaccatatcttgattctttcgtcatcgtgtttattgacgacatattAGTGTATTTTTGTAGCCGGGAATATCATGAGCAGtacctgaggaccgtgctccagaccttgagggagaagaagctatatgctaaattttgcaagtgtgagttttggcttgatttggtGGTATTTTTGGGCCATGTGGTGTCTAGTCAGGGGATTAAGGGGGATCTGAAGAAGGTGGAgaaagttcagagttggccccgATCGTCTTCTATTAtcgagatctggagttttctaggcttggctggttattatcgcttttttgtggagggtttttcatccatcatagaacctttgaccaaattgactcaaAAGGGTGCCCCACTcaggtggtctgacgagtgtgagaagagctctcagaagctcaagactgccttgaccttAACTCCAGTTATAGTTTTGCCTTCGGCATCAGtttcttatacagtttattgtgacaCGTCGCGGATTGGCAttggatgtgtattgatgcaggatggtagagtgattgcttattcttcacgtcagttgaagccccatgagaagaactaagCAGTACATGATTTAGAGATGGCAACCATTGTTctcgcgttgaagatttggaggaactatCTCTACGGCATGTCTTGTAAGGTATTCATAGATCAcatgagtctacaacacttgtttaagcaaaatgatttgaacttgaggaaacagaggtggttagagctattaaaggactatgatatcaccattctttatcatcccgggaaggccaatatggtggccgatgctttgagtaggaaggctgagagcatggggagtcttgcttatattccagttagtgagagaccgttagctttgTATGTTCAAGCGTTGGCCAACAAGTTCatgagattggatgttttggagcctagccgggttcttgcttgcgtggtttctcggtcttctttgtttgagtgcatcaaagcgtgatgatccccacttgcttgtccttaaggacacagtgcagcacgatgataccaaggaggtttctattggaaaTGATGGGGTGTTACGGATACGGGaccagatttgtgtgcccaatatgggtgggttacgtgagttgattcttgaggaggccgcgatgatgtaccaggatttgaggcaactctactggtggagaagaatgaagaaagatattgtggagtatgtagctcagtgtttgaactgttagcaggtgaagtatgagcataagAGACCAGGTGGTTTGATTTAGAGGCTCgatattccagagtggaagtgggagcgtatcaccatggattttgtagttgtacttcaacggaccttgaggaaattcAATGCAGTGtgaggtcattgtggacaggctgaccaagtctgcaaaTTTGATTCCAGtcgtgactacctactcttcagagcagctggctaaaatttatattcgtgagattgttcgttTTCATGGTGTGCCGGTCTCTATTACATccgatcgaggcacgcagttcacatcacattTCTAGAGAGATGTGCaatatgagttaggcacacaggtcgaGCTGAGCACGTCATTTCATCCCCaaatggatggacagtccgagcgcactattcatatattggaagacATGTTATGtgcctgtgttattgattttAGGAGTTCATGGGATCAGTTACTACCTCTTGCGGAGTTCTCctacaacaactaccagtcgagaatccggatggctccttatgaggccttatatgggaggtgtTGTCGTTCTCCCATTGGTTGGTAcgagcctggggaggctaggttgttgggcactaatttggttagagatgccttggagaaagtcaagttgattcaggatcggcttcttacaacacagtccagacagaagatttATGCAGATCGGAGGGCTCATGATGTTGCAGTCATGGTAGAAGAGAGGGTTTTGCTATGAgattcacccatgaagggtgtgctAAGGCTCgtaaagaaggtcaagttgatccgTTGGtgtattggtccttttgagatccttgagagagttggcaAGGTAGCCTACAAACTTACATTGCCACCCAACTTATCGGGAGTTCACCGGGTgctccatgtttccatgcttcagatttattatggtgatccgtcacatgtattagattttagcttagtccaattggacaaggatttgacttatgttgaggaaccggtggctatcttggacaggtaggtccggaagttgaggtcaaagaatattgcttcagtgaatGTACAAttgaggggtcaaccagtcgaggaggcaacctgGGAGATCAAGCACGACATGCCGAgtcgttatcctcaccttttaggaaattcaggtatgtctctatgcacgttcgaggatgaacacttattttaagaggaggagaatgtaacaactTGACCGGTCATTTATTTGAGCCCCGTTTCCCCTTTTGAGGCTTCCCGTATGTATATTTGTGATTTTaagacttgccgggatgattggtttagTTTCGGAgatgttttggaatgatttggatccTTTAGTTCTtagtttagaagcttaagttagaaatgttgactgaggtttgacttgtttgaaaacgaccccggattgGTGCTTTGATTTCTCCAATAGGTTCTTATAGTAAATTTGGACTTAAGCGTATGCCCGGAAGTGAATTCGGAAGTTTCTAGGTTGATTAGGCTTGTTTTGCCGAAAGATGGCAATTTGACGGTTTAgaaattcattaagtttgaatgtAGGTTGACTTTATATCTATCGGGTTCAAATTCTcatttcgggacttggaataggtccgttttgttatttgaaactagtctgcaaaatttggtgtcattccgagttggtttgataggaattaGATGCTTGGTTGAGATTCTAGCAATTCTTGAGTTCATTTTgaaatttcatgtgttttgatgttCAATTAGTGGTTCCAGATGTTagtttggtattttgatcacacgagcgagttcgtatgatatttttagagttgtctggatgttt
The DNA window shown above is from Nicotiana tomentosiformis chromosome 8, ASM39032v3, whole genome shotgun sequence and carries:
- the LOC138897366 gene encoding uncharacterized protein, which gives rise to MDGQSERTIHILEDMLCACVIDFRSSWDQLLPLAEFSYNNYQSRIRMAPYEALYGRCCRSPIGWYEPGEARLLGTNLVRDALEKVKLIQDRLLTTQSRQKIYADRRAHDVAVMVEERVLL